One Halanaerobium hydrogeniformans genomic window, CAGCCATGCACCACCTGTCTCCGTGTGACATAAATGCCAAACCCTGCTTTCACAGGTAGTCACGGGATGTCAATTCTCGGTAAGGTTCTTCGCGTTGCTTCGAATTAAACCACATGCTCCACCGCTTGTGCGGGCCCCCGTCAATTCCTTTGAGTTTCAATCTTGCGATCGTAATCCCCAGGCGGGATACTTAATGCGTTAACTCCGGCACTGAAGGATTCGAACCTCCAACACCTAGTATCCATCGTTTACGGCTGGGACTACCGGGGTATCTAATCCCGTTCGCTCCCCCAGCTTTCGTACCTCAGCGTCAGTGTTAACCCAGAGAGTCGCCTTCGCCACTGGTGTTCTTCCTAATATCTACGTATTTCACCACTACACTAGGAATTCCACTCTCCTCTGTTACACTCAAGATAACCAGTTTCAAACGCAGTCTGTCGGTTAAGCCGACACCTTTCACGCTTGACTTGATTATCCGCCTGCGTACCCTTTACGCCCAATAATTCCGGACAACGCTTGCACTCTACGTATTACCGCGGCTGCTGGCACGTAGTTAGCCAGTGCTTCCTCCAAAGGTACCGTCAGGTGGGTATCATTTTCTATACCCACGGTTCTTCCCTAAGGACAGAGCTTTACAATCCTAAGACCTTCTTCACTCACGCGGCGTTGCTCCATCAGGCTTTCGCCCATTGTGGAAGATTCCCCACTGCTGCCTCCCGTAGGAGTCTGGACCGTGTCTCAGTTCCAGTGTGACTGATCGTCCTCTCAGACCAGCTATAGATTGTCGCCCTGGTGAGCCATTACCTCACCAGCTAGCTAATCTACCGCGGACCCCTCCTCAAACGATGCTAATAGCACCTTTTCTGATTGTGTGATGCCACACTCTCAGCTTACCCGGGATTAGCCCGACTTTCGCCAGGTTATCCCAGACTTGAGGACAGGTTATCCACGTGTTACTCACCCGTCCGCCACTATCTAGTCTCGTCTTCCGCCCGAAGGCTTCCGTCGAGGTAGACCGTTCGACTTGCATGTGTTAAGCACGCCGCCAGCGTTCGTCCTGAGCCAGGATCAAACTCTCCGTTTAAAGAATTTGATTTGGCTTCTATTATTTATATAAAAGCTTTGAACTAATAATTACTTTTAAGTTTTAACACTCAAAGTATATTAACGTTGGCTTGCTGTTTAATTTTCAAGGTTCACTGAATCTTCTTTAATAGAACAAAAAGGATGATTCAGCACTTGGACATTGAGTCCGTCGCACTGATCTTCTTTAATAGAACAATAATAAGATGATACCTTGCTAGGTCATTGAGACCGTCGCACTATATCTTCTTTGATTGGTGCTTTGCTCGGGAAGTTTCGCCCCTCACAGATCGCTTTTGTTTTTAACAGCGACATTTAATATCTTATCAATCCTGCTGCTGTTTGTCAAGAACTTTTTACAAAAAAATGATTATTTTTTCTGCTCAAAAGAACTTGTTTTTTTGCTCTTTTTCTATGCGACGTTTATTATCTTATCAACACTCTTTGACTTTGTCAAGGAGTAATTTTAAATAAAATTTACGCCTCTTCAAAAAGCAAAAATCCTTTTCAGCGACATATATTATCTTAACACTTATCCCCTCTTTTGTCAAGGGGTTAGAGCAGAAAAAACACTGGGAAATATCTCCATTCCCCAGTGAAATTATAGCTTTGGTTTAACTGTTTTTTAAAATGGTTACAATTATCTTTCTTCTTCTAGGGCCATCGAATTCACAAAAGTATATACCCTGCCATTTTCCAAGTTTTAATTGTTGATTATAAATTATTAAATTCTGATCAACTCCAATAAGACTTGACTTTATATGAGCTGCTGAATTGCCTTCAAGATGAGAATAGTTATCTTCAAAAGGTACTATTTTATTAAGTTCTTTTTTTATATCACTTTTCACACTTGGATCAGCATTTTCATTTATAGTAACTGCTGCTGTAGTGTGAGGAATATGAATTTGGAGTATTCCAGACTCAACCCCAGAATTTTCTACTATTTTTTTTATCTTATATGTTATATCAATAAATTCTACCCTATCTTTAGATTCAATAGAAAGTTCTTTTAACATTATAATCTGCACCTCCGTTTTAAAAGACTGAATATTTAGAATAATTACCGATTAAAAATACCGGGTTTTCCCCGGTATTTATTTTTAGTTGGTACTTTCAGGTCTCATGGTTGGAAATAAGATGACATCTCTGATTGAACTAGAGTCGGTTAATAACATAATTAATCTATCAATCCCAATTCCAAGTCCACCTGTAGGTGGCATACCATACTCTAAAGCTCTAATAAAATCAAAATCCATCATCTGTGCTTCCTCATCACCAGCTTCACGCATTTCTACCTGCTTTTCAAATCTGCTTTTTTGTTCTTCAGGATCATTTAACTCACTAAAAGCATTAGCAATTTCTCTTCCATAAATAAAACCTTCAAAACGATAAGTAAAGCGAGGATCATCTGCAATTTTTTTAGCTAAAGGTGAAACTTCAATTGGATAATCCATAACAAAAGTTGGTTGGATAAGTTTCTCTTCTACTCTTTCTTCAAAAATTTCATTTAAAACCTCACCATATGATAAACCCTCTTCTGGTTTAATACCAATAGAGTTTGCCAGCTCGTATGCTTCTGCTGCGCTATCAATTTCTGTGAAATCAACTCCAGCATATTCTTTAACTGCCTCAACCATAGTAATTCTTCTCCAGGGAGTAGTTAAATCTAATTCAGTACCTTCATATTCTACAACAGTCTTATCCAAAACTTTTTTTGATAAACTATAAATAAGATTTTCTGTTAATTCCATCATATCATGATAGTCGGCCTGTGCCTGGTAAAGTTCAAGAGTAGTAAATTCAGGATTATGTTTATATGACATCCCTTCATTTCTAAAATTCCTGTTTATTTCAAAAACCTTCTCAAAACCACCAACAATTAACCTTTTAAGATATAATTCGGGTGCAATCCTTAAATATAGATCCATATCTAATGTATTATGGTGAGTTACAAAAGGACGAGCAGTTGCTCCACCAGCAATCGGATGCATCATTGGTGTTTCAACTTCTAAAAAGCCTTTTTCTTCTAGAAAATTTCTCATTTCCCTAATAATTTTACTTCTTATAACAAATGTTTCTTTTACATCAGGGTTAACAATTAAATCAAGATAACGCTGACGATAGCGAATATCTTTATCTTTAAGACCATGAAACTTCTCCGGCAGAGGTCTTAAAGCTTTTGTTAAAAGCTCAAAAGAACTGACATTTATGGAAACTTCTCCTCTTCTGGTTTTAAATACAGTACCGGTAATACCGATAATATCTCCCAGATCTAAATTTTGGAAAAACTCATAACGGTCTTCTCCCACATTGTTTTGTTTAATATATAATTGAACCTTTGAGGTCATATCCATAAGATCAGCAAAACTAGCTTTACCATGGGTCCGAATAGCCATCAAACGACCAGCTAATTTAACTTCTTTATCCTCTAATTCTTCATAATTTTTTTCAATTTCAGCTGCATGATGAGTAGTTTCATATTTTTCTGCAAATGCTTTTTCTTCCCTGAGTTCAGCTAACTTTTCACGTCTCTGCAGCATTAATTCATTCATATCTTCTAAAATATTTTCGCTCATTATTAAATATACATCCCCTTATTTAATTATAATAGAAATTTCCAATTTCTTTGCTAGAGGCAGTTTCAAATAAATCAAACAAATCTTTATAAAATACTAATGCTTTGATTTTTTAATTGAAAGAATTTCGTAATGTGCCTCACCAGATGGAGTTTCAACTGTTACTTGATCACCAATAACATGACCTAAAATAGCTTTTCCTATCGGTGACTCATTGGAAATTTTATGATTTAATGGGTCTGCCTCAGCAGAACCAACAAGTGTATAGCTTATCTTTGTATCATTATCAAGGTTATAAAGCATTACAGTAGTACCCAGGTTAACTTTAGTATCTGTTACATCTTCATCTTTAACCACATGAGCATTATTAAGCATATTTTTAATTTCTTTTATTCTACCCTCAACAAAAGCCTGCTCATTTTTTGCATCATCATATTCAGAGTTTTCACTTATATCTCCGAACTCTCTTGCTACCTTAATTCTTTTGGCAACTTCTCTTCTCTTTTCATTTTGTAAATAGTCTAATTCATTTTCTAACTTGTCAAATCCTTCTTCTGTCAGCATCAATTGCTCTGCCATAAATATCTACCTCTTCTTTCTTTTATTATATTAACTTTTATATTATTCTGTAATATCATAATAAATTGTCTTTAAATTGCAAAATTAACTGTGCTAATTAAAAGTAAGAAAGGAGTAAAGCACAATTATTAATCATTATAGATAAATTTGCTTTTTTTGTCAAGAAAAATCAAATTCCTTTTTATAATCATTAAGAAGAGAAACTAATTTATCTTTCTCAAAAATTTTATTTACCTTGCTTTTAACCTTAGATGCATATGGCATCCCTTTTAAGTACCAGGCAATATGTTTTCTCATTAAAGGTATTGCCTGTTTTTCACCATAAAAATCCACAGCCAAATTTATGTGTTTCACGGCTATCTCTAATTTTTGCTGATTTGAAGGACCTTTTATTTTTCTGCCATTTTTTAAATACTCAATAACTTCTTTAAAGATCCAGGGATTACCCTGGGCAGCTCTGCCAATCATTATACCACTACAATTGATAAAATCAAATGCTTTTGCTGCATCTTCTGCACTAAATATATCACCATTTGCAATCACGGGAATCTCAACAGCATCAACTACATCTTTAATAATTTGCCAATCAGCTTTTCCTTTATAAAATTGTTTTCTAGTTCTGCCGTGGACTGCAAGCCCAGCAGCCCCCATTTTTTCAGCAGTTTTAGCTAATTCAACAGCATTAATATTATCTTCATCCCAGCCACTTCTCATTTTAACAGTAACTGGTATCGAGACGGCTTCTACTACCCGTCCAATAATATTTTCTGCTAATTCAAGGTTTTTCATTAAAGCTGAACCAGCTCCATTACTAACTATTTTTCTAGCTGGACATCCCATGTTTATATCAATTATATCAATATCATAATCATTTGCAATGTTTTTAGCTGCAGCAGCCATAAAATCTGCTTCTTCTCCAAATATCTGTACAGCTATCTTTCCATCTTCTTTTTTTTCAAATTCCACTAATTCTTTAGTCCTATTATTTCCATACTCATAACCTTTAGCGCTAACCATCTCTGTATATAATAATTTAACACCCATCTCTCTCACAATTTGCCGATACGGATAATCACTTACACCGGCCATAGGAGCAAGAAAAACGGATGGCTCAATACTTATATCAGAAATTTTAATTTTCATTTTACGATCCCATCCCATTAATATCTGCAATATATTTTAAACCTTTTAAAGTTAAAAATGGCTCTACATGATTTATTTTATCTGTTTCTGCAGAAATTAAGGTTACTAACCCACCAGTAGCTATAACTGTAGCATCTTCTGAAAGCTCTACTTTAAACTTATCAACCAAATATTCAACTTGGCCGACAAAACCGTAGACAATTCCTGCCTTCATTCCATCGATTGTGTTTTTACTTATCGCATTTCCTGGACCAATCAATTCAATTCTTGGCAGTTTAGCTGATTGGTTAAAAAGTGCTTCAGTTGAAATTCCTATTCCCGGAGCTATTGCACCACCGAGATATTCTCCCTTTGCAGAAACAGCACAAAAAGTAGTCGCAGTTCCAAAATCAACGATAATTAAAGGTCCTGAATATAATCTGCTGGCAGCAACTGCATTAACTATCCTGTCAGCACCAACTTCTTTTGGATTATCAGTTTTAATATTCATACCGGTTTTAACACCTGGACCGATTACTAATGGATTAAGCCCAAAATATCTATAAGCAGTTTTCTTTAAAATCCTCAAAATCGGGGGAACAACACTTGAAATAATTATTGAATTTACTGACCCACTTTTGATATTTTCTGATTCAAATAAATTTCTAAAAAGTATTCCATATTCATCCGGGGTTTTAGATCTGTTGGTAGAAATTCTCCAGTGGGTTATCAGCTCATCCGCTTCATATAAACCTAAAACTGTATTAGTATTACCAATATCCATCGTTAAAATCATTTTTTACACCCCATTAAATATTAAAATGATCCTTTATTTCTTGGAAAATTTCTTGTGTTGAAAGAATCTCATCGATTCTCCCTATTCCTTCACCAGTAAAAAATACTCCATTTTTCATATCACCAGCTTTTGCAGCTACTAGAGCGTCTCTGATACAAAAATTCTTTTTGCAGTGTTTTAAACAATCAGTACAATTAGCCGGGGGTGGGGCCTTATCTTCTTTGATTAAATTAGCAAACTCTGTCTTAATTGCATTTGCTTTTAAACCAACAGAACTCATAATCTTCATTACATCACTCGAAGATGCTTTGACACACAGTTCTTTGAATTTTTCTGAAATGGCAGCTTCTTTGCTGGCCAAAAACCTTGTTCCCATTTGAATACCATCTACACCCATCTCAAACATCTTTTCCATGTCAGTAGGTGTAACAGCATCTCCTGCACCAATGATAGGAATATTTACTTTGCCAACTATCTTTTTTATGAGATCAAAGCTGTGTTCATCTGTCCCCAAATGTCCTCCTGCATTACCACCTTCAACTACTATCGCTGCAGCACCTAATTTCTCAGATATCCTGGCTAATTTTAATGATGATACTATTGGTACAACAGGAGTATTACTCTCTTTACCAACACTAAACATATCACGTGAAAAACCAGCCCCAGAAATAATTACATCTACACCAGCTTCTACAGATGCATGAAGTAAGTTTTTGAAGTTTTTGGCTGCAAACATTATATTAACACCTATTATTCCATTTGTTTTTTCTTTAGCCTTTTTAATTTCATTTTTTAATTCCTGCACACCTAAAACAGTCCCAGCGATTACTCCAATTCCACCTTCATCAGCAACAGCTGCTGCTAATTCTGCCATAGATATGCGAATTGCCATACCTCCTTGTATTATAGGAAGCTCTGGCTTTAAATTTCCAATTTTAAGTTCAGGTAATTTCAATTTATCACTCCTCATATATTAACATTAGTAATTAACTAACTTTTATCTTATCATAGAATGCTTTATATTTAAATATCATTTTGACTATTAGTCAACTAAAATTATCAATCTCCTTAATTATTCTCTTAAGTTAATAATTATTAAAATTGTCTGGGACTTCTAATTCCCCATTAATAATTTTGTTTTTATATAGTTCCAGTTTATCAATTATTGAATCAGAAAGCTTATTATCAGCAATCTTTTGATCAATAGTTAAACCATAATTAGCCAAATTATAAGCTTTTGATCCATTTTGAAAAGCATCATCGAAAAAATTATTACTTTCTTTTTTTAATACATATGAGATGTTTTTAATAACATTCGTTAAAATTTTATCAGAAACTGTTTCAACAGTTTTGTTTTCTACTCCAATTAAATAAAAGTCATTTGCTTCTGCAGAAGCGATTATAGCGTCAGACGCAGAACCAGTAAAATAATATATTACATCTGCCCCATTAAAATAAAGCTGATCTGCTGTTTCTCTCGCAGTATCTTTAAAATTATTAGCACAAAGGTATTTACTGAGCAGCTTTATATCTTGATCAACCTGTTTGGCACCAGCAAAAAAACCAGCTTCATATTTTTTGCTTCTATTGTTTTCTCTTTCTCCAATAAAAGCTATAACAACACTTTCACTTTTTAAAGCTGCAATAACCCCTGCCAAAAATGAGCCTTCTTCGACGGCAAAATTTATTGATAACACATTATCCAGTTCAACTATACCATCAATTATTATAAATTTTTTCTGACTATACATTTGAGCTGTTTCTTTTAGCGACTGCTGCATTGAAGGCCCAATTGCCCAAATTAGATCAGCTTGACTTTCAGCTAAATAACTTAATTTTGGTAGATAATCTGTTAAAAGTTCTGTTTTGATAAAATCGTAATTAATATTAAAATCAATTTCTAATTCTTCCATAGCTAATTTAGATGCATAATTATAAGAAGGAGCAGTTGTATTTTCAACTTCAGTTATAACTGCAAGCTTCATATTTTCTGCAGAAATTGTTCCGGTAATGGTTAAGACTAAGAAAAAAAATAATAAAAATATTAGTTTTTTCAAAAGATCACCTCAAAAGTTATTCTATATTCATAAATTGCTGTATTCGAAACTTGTATTAAAAGAGTGGAAAGTTTTTTTACTTCCATCTTCCAATTCAGCAAGTATCTCACCACTATCCAATACATCTTTGATAATTACATTATATAAAGTGTTATTTTCTCTAACTTTTACTTTTTTCCCTATTATATTTAATGATTTTTTCCATTTTGAAATGACTTCTTTTCTGTATCCAGAAAAATATTTATTTATATAATCTTCTATTTCAAAAATAAAATTACTTAAAAAAATATTTTTATTTATTTTTTTAGACTTTTCTAGATAAAAAGAGGTTGCTGATTTTTTGATCTCTTCGTTAAAACAGCTGTTATTTAAGTTAACACCACAGCCAATGATTACAAAAGCACTTTTATCTTCAGTAAAAAATAATTCAGATAGTATTCCACAAATCTTTTTATTATTAACTAAAATGTCATTGGGCCATTTGATATCTGTTTTTAAAGAAAATTTTTCAAAAGTATTTTTCACAGCTAAAGCTGCTGCTGCAGTAACTTGTGGTATCTCCGGATAATTTTCTGGAAGCTTAAATAAAAAAGAAACGGAAAGACTTTTTTCACTACTTGAAAGCCATTTTTTCCCTCTCCTACCTTTGCCTTCGAGCTGTCTATCGGCAGCAAAAATAAATAACCTGTCTTCTGATAACTCTTTTATTGCAGTAGAGCTTAGTTTTTTTATAAACCTTTTAGCTTTTTCATTGGTTGAATCTGTTTCTTTTTCGATATATAAATCTATTTGGTCTATTAAACCATTCTTCCCTTTAATTTCTGCTAAATTCTTATATATATTTTTTTTATTTAGATTATTTAAACTTCTTTGTTTAACCATAAATTCACCCAATTCCTAAGAAAAGGCCCTCTTAAGAGGGCCCATTTTAAAAATTATACTATTAATTTTTAATTAACAGCTAGTACCTGCCCTTATTTCTCTTATATTAACTGTATTATGATTGAGTACTACCATAATAAAATAGGTATAAAGCGGAATATTTATCAACTGACTTATTAATCTAGGTGGCATTAAGACAGCAAATGGAACACCAAATAGAGTATTAATGAAATAAGGCACCAAAATTATAGAAGTTATTAATTGACCTATTGAGATAGCAGTAAAAATCACGGTCAGAGATCTACATCTTTTTAAAACATAAAACACAATTAAACCGGGAATAAACCCAGTCAAAAAAGAAGTTAAAGTAAAATGAGGCATGTAAGCACCAAGTGGATTAATAAAATACCCTAAAAGATCACCTAATCCACCTACTATACCTCCAGCAAGAGGTCCAAAAGCGATCCCGGCAAAAATGATAGGAAGAGCTCCAAAACCTACCCTAACTCCTTCTACTCCGGCCACCGGAATTCTAATACTAAAAACTCTAGTAAAAATAATCGTTAATGCTATTAAAAAAGATAATTGGGATATTCTTTTTGTACTAAAATTCAAAATTCGCACCTCCCTCCCTCTTCGGTTAGGATGATAGTTTTTCTGCACCAAAGAAAGAGGAAACTTTGGTGACAGCGGACGCGACATTGAGACCGCAGCTAAATGCTTTCGTTTCAGAGCAACGTCCCATCTCTGAACACTCTACGCCTCAAGCCTACTCTATCACATAATAATATTTGTCTATATTATAACCTATCTAAATTATAATTTAAAGTTAAATTAAAACAAACCAGTAATTTTTCCATCAGCATCAATATCTATATCCTCAGATGATGGCCTTTTAGGTAGACCTGGCATTGTTAATACTGGCCCTGTCATAACAACCAAAAAGCCTGCACCTGCTGAAAGGTTAATCTCATTAATACTGATCTTAAAACCTGTAGGTCTTCCTTTCAAAGCAGGATTGTCAGAAATAGAGCTAGAAGTTTTCGCCATGCAAATGGGAAGATCAGAATAACCCTCTTCTCTATATTTGTCTATCTGATTTAAAGCTTTATCACTATATTCTACACCTTCAGCCCCATAGATTTCTCTTGCAATAGTTTCAATTTTTTCTTTAATAGGAGAATCAGTTTGATAAAGAAATTTAAATTGACTTTTTTCATTTTCGAGAATATCAAGTAATTTATTAGCTAATTCTTCACCACCTTCGCCTCCTTTTGACCATACTTCAGACAGAGCAGTTTTTACTCCTAATTTGTGACATTCTTTTTTGATAAGTTCTATTTCTGCTTCTGTATCATCAGGAAAGCGGTTTATCGCTACTACAGCAGGAACACCAAATTTAGCAACATTTTCGATATGCTTTTCTAAATTGGCCATCCCCTTTTTTAAAGCTGATAAATTCTCTTCTTTTAAGTTGTCGATATCTACTCCACCATGCATTTTTAATGCTCTAATTGTTGCAACTATAACAGTTGCATCAGGGTTCAAATCAGCATAACGAGACTTTATGTTATAGAATTTTTCTGCTCCTAAATCAGCACCAAAACCAGCTTCAGTAATAGTTATATCAGCAAGTTTCATAGCAAGTTTTGTTGCCATAACACTATTACACCCATGGGCAATATTCGCAAATGGGCCTCCATGAATAAAGGCTGGAGTATTTTCTAATGTTTGTACTAAATTAGGCTTAATTGCATCTTTTAAAAGAGCAGTCATTGCTCCTTCAACTTTTAAATCATGAGCTGTAATACTTTTACCTTCATATGTATAAGCAACAACAATTTTACCCAGTTTTTCTTTTAGTTCCATAAGGTCATTTGCCAGACATAAAATTGCCATAACTTCTGAAGCCACAGTAATTAAAAAACCGTCTTCTCGTGGTTGCCCATTTATAGTTCCACCTAAACCTACAACTGTATTTCTTAAAGCCCTGTCATTCATGTCTAAAGCACGCTTAAAAGTAACTCTAGTCGGATCTATGTTTAGTTCATTACCCTGTTTAATATGGTTGTCTATTACTGCTGAAAGCAAATTATGAGCAACCCCTATTGCATGAATATCACCAGTAAAATGAAGATTGATGTCTTCCATTGGAACTACCTGAGAATAACCGCCACCAGCTGCACCACCTTTGATGCCCATTGTGGGTCCTAAAGATGGTTCACGAAGAGCTATAACAGCATTCTTACCAATTCGATTTAATGCTTGACCTAACCCAACTGTTGTAGTGGTTTTTCCTTCACCAGCTCTTGTAGGTGTTATTGCAGTAACCAAAACAAGTTTGCTATCTTCTTTTTCCGGTAGTCTTTTTAAAACATCTAGATTCACCTTAGCTTTGTATTTTCCAAACAGCTTTAAATCATCTTCTGATAAACCTAACTGAGCAGCAATTTCAGTAATTTCCTTCATTTCAGATGCCTGAGCTATTTGAATATCACTTTTCAAGATATTTCCCCCCTCAATAGTTAAATATTACTTAATTCTTATTAATTTATTTCAATATAATTTAATAAATCCCTTTATTTGCTCACAACTATCTCATTAAATTTAATTAATGTTAATTCACTCATTGTTTTCTTTTAATTGTTTTCTCTTGTTAAAAAAGGTTTTGCTTCCCTTATTAACCATAAAAAATACTGTTAGCGTAACACTACCCAGAATACCCATCATAATTGCTATTTGATATCTAATTGCAATTAATGGTGATGCTCCAGCCAAAATTTGACCAGTCATCATTCCCGGCAAAAAAACTATTCCCATCCCCATCATTGAATTAATAGTTGGTAAGATAGCGTTGTAAAAAGCTTTTTTATTTATTTCTTCTACCGCAGTGGATGGTTCTGCACCTAACATTAAATAATTTTCTATTAAGCGTTTGTTGTCTCTAAAACCATTTACTAAATGATTTACTCCAAGAGATATACCTGTCATAGAATTTCCTATCAACATTCCAGATAGAGGAATAAAATAATCAGCTCTATACCAGGGATCTAGACCAATAACCCCTAAAAGAAAAAACAATATAGCAATTAAAGTACCTGAAAACATCGAAGCTGCAATAATTCTTTTAAGCTCACTGGAAATTTCACCATCAACTCTGGCATAAATATTATAAATAGCAAAAGTTTCCATGACAAGAAGAATCAAAACACTAAAAAATGGATTCTGATTAGCAAAGACATAGTCAAGCAAAAAGCCAATTGCCACTAATTGAATGGTCATCCTTATAGAAGCCAAGATAATTTCAGATTCATTGCCGATATTCTTTTTTCTAACTATAAGAAGCAAAATCACAACAAAAGAATATGCCAACACTAACTGCATTATTTGAATACTAATGATGTTATTATCCATGATTAACTCTCCTCTTAAATTCTTTTAGACCAATTTTCCCTGTTCAATATTAATAATCTCATCTGCATATTCTTCTGCAACATTTGGATTATGAGTTACCATGATTAAAGTTCTTTTATTTTTTTTGGCATAATTTGCTACCATTTTTATAATTACATCTTCAGTTTCTAAGTCAAGAGATGCAGACGGCTCATCTAAAAGCAATGTTTCTGGCTCTAAAAGCATAACTCTTGCTAAAGCAAGACGCTGTCTTTCCCCACCAGAAAGATTTGCAGCATCATCATCTAAATTTTTATTTAGGGAAACCTTTTCCAAAAGATTTTTATATACCTTATCATCAGAATATTCATTACAGGTTATTTCTTCAGTTGTTTTAAAATTGTCCCTGATTGTACCTTTGAAAATTTGCGGTTCCTGAGCTAACATAACAACTTTTCTTCTTAATTGAACAGGATCATATTCTTCAATTTTTTTACCTTTGTAATATATATTACCACGATCTGAAGAAATCATATTGTTTAATAATTTTAAAAAAGTTGTTTTTCCTCCACCACTACTACCCAAAATAGCGGTGATCATATCCTCAGCAATCGATAAATTATCAATTTCTAAAATATCCTTAAATTTTACATTTTCTAGTTTAAACATGGTTTCCTCCCTAAGAATATGCTTTAATTATTCCGATTATAATTTTAGCAATTATTGTTCAATAAAGCAAGTTCT contains:
- a CDS encoding secondary thiamine-phosphate synthase enzyme YjbQ — translated: MLKELSIESKDRVEFIDITYKIKKIVENSGVESGILQIHIPHTTAAVTINENADPSVKSDIKKELNKIVPFEDNYSHLEGNSAAHIKSSLIGVDQNLIIYNQQLKLGKWQGIYFCEFDGPRRRKIIVTILKNS
- the lysS gene encoding lysine--tRNA ligase; translation: MSENILEDMNELMLQRREKLAELREEKAFAEKYETTHHAAEIEKNYEELEDKEVKLAGRLMAIRTHGKASFADLMDMTSKVQLYIKQNNVGEDRYEFFQNLDLGDIIGITGTVFKTRRGEVSINVSSFELLTKALRPLPEKFHGLKDKDIRYRQRYLDLIVNPDVKETFVIRSKIIREMRNFLEEKGFLEVETPMMHPIAGGATARPFVTHHNTLDMDLYLRIAPELYLKRLIVGGFEKVFEINRNFRNEGMSYKHNPEFTTLELYQAQADYHDMMELTENLIYSLSKKVLDKTVVEYEGTELDLTTPWRRITMVEAVKEYAGVDFTEIDSAAEAYELANSIGIKPEEGLSYGEVLNEIFEERVEEKLIQPTFVMDYPIEVSPLAKKIADDPRFTYRFEGFIYGREIANAFSELNDPEEQKSRFEKQVEMREAGDEEAQMMDFDFIRALEYGMPPTGGLGIGIDRLIMLLTDSSSIRDVILFPTMRPESTN
- the greA gene encoding transcription elongation factor GreA encodes the protein MAEQLMLTEEGFDKLENELDYLQNEKRREVAKRIKVAREFGDISENSEYDDAKNEQAFVEGRIKEIKNMLNNAHVVKDEDVTDTKVNLGTTVMLYNLDNDTKISYTLVGSAEADPLNHKISNESPIGKAILGHVIGDQVTVETPSGEAHYEILSIKKSKH
- the dusB gene encoding tRNA dihydrouridine synthase DusB → MKISDISIEPSVFLAPMAGVSDYPYRQIVREMGVKLLYTEMVSAKGYEYGNNRTKELVEFEKKEDGKIAVQIFGEEADFMAAAAKNIANDYDIDIIDINMGCPARKIVSNGAGSALMKNLELAENIIGRVVEAVSIPVTVKMRSGWDEDNINAVELAKTAEKMGAAGLAVHGRTRKQFYKGKADWQIIKDVVDAVEIPVIANGDIFSAEDAAKAFDFINCSGIMIGRAAQGNPWIFKEVIEYLKNGRKIKGPSNQQKLEIAVKHINLAVDFYGEKQAIPLMRKHIAWYLKGMPYASKVKSKVNKIFEKDKLVSLLNDYKKEFDFS
- a CDS encoding type III pantothenate kinase; amino-acid sequence: MILTMDIGNTNTVLGLYEADELITHWRISTNRSKTPDEYGILFRNLFESENIKSGSVNSIIISSVVPPILRILKKTAYRYFGLNPLVIGPGVKTGMNIKTDNPKEVGADRIVNAVAASRLYSGPLIIVDFGTATTFCAVSAKGEYLGGAIAPGIGISTEALFNQSAKLPRIELIGPGNAISKNTIDGMKAGIVYGFVGQVEYLVDKFKVELSEDATVIATGGLVTLISAETDKINHVEPFLTLKGLKYIADINGMGS
- a CDS encoding NAD(P)H-dependent flavin oxidoreductase: MKLPELKIGNLKPELPIIQGGMAIRISMAELAAAVADEGGIGVIAGTVLGVQELKNEIKKAKEKTNGIIGVNIMFAAKNFKNLLHASVEAGVDVIISGAGFSRDMFSVGKESNTPVVPIVSSLKLARISEKLGAAAIVVEGGNAGGHLGTDEHSFDLIKKIVGKVNIPIIGAGDAVTPTDMEKMFEMGVDGIQMGTRFLASKEAAISEKFKELCVKASSSDVMKIMSSVGLKANAIKTEFANLIKEDKAPPPANCTDCLKHCKKNFCIRDALVAAKAGDMKNGVFFTGEGIGRIDEILSTQEIFQEIKDHFNI
- a CDS encoding BMP family lipoprotein — encoded protein: MKKLIFLLFFFLVLTITGTISAENMKLAVITEVENTTAPSYNYASKLAMEELEIDFNINYDFIKTELLTDYLPKLSYLAESQADLIWAIGPSMQQSLKETAQMYSQKKFIIIDGIVELDNVLSINFAVEEGSFLAGVIAALKSESVVIAFIGERENNRSKKYEAGFFAGAKQVDQDIKLLSKYLCANNFKDTARETADQLYFNGADVIYYFTGSASDAIIASAEANDFYLIGVENKTVETVSDKILTNVIKNISYVLKKESNNFFDDAFQNGSKAYNLANYGLTIDQKIADNKLSDSIIDKLELYKNKIINGELEVPDNFNNY
- a CDS encoding biotin--[acetyl-CoA-carboxylase] ligase — its product is MVKQRSLNNLNKKNIYKNLAEIKGKNGLIDQIDLYIEKETDSTNEKAKRFIKKLSSTAIKELSEDRLFIFAADRQLEGKGRRGKKWLSSSEKSLSVSFLFKLPENYPEIPQVTAAAALAVKNTFEKFSLKTDIKWPNDILVNNKKICGILSELFFTEDKSAFVIIGCGVNLNNSCFNEEIKKSATSFYLEKSKKINKNIFLSNFIFEIEDYINKYFSGYRKEVISKWKKSLNIIGKKVKVRENNTLYNVIIKDVLDSGEILAELEDGSKKTFHSFNTSFEYSNL